The Tenebrio molitor chromosome 3, icTenMoli1.1, whole genome shotgun sequence genome contains a region encoding:
- the Nuak gene encoding uncharacterized protein Nuak codes for MVVGDPSINNIMSGIENAGGVKQHNHKKKLKQRFDIIKKLGQGTFGKVQLGINKETGQEVAIKTIKKSKIESEADLVRIRREIQIMSSVQHPNIIHIYEVFENREKMVLVMEYAAGGELYDYLSERKILSEEEARRIFRQIATACYYCHKHKICHRDLKLENILLDENNNAKIADFGLSNVFDDQRLLSTFCGSPLYASPEIVKGTPYQGPEVDCWSLGVLLYTLVYGAMPFDGSNFKRLVKQISQGDYFEPAKPSPASPLIRDMLTVNPKNRANIEKICNHWWVNENYTVNCLEISEELAHQTPVRLDLLLSLAPPPPQLESDKLLVTGDVAEEIKTEVAPPARSQSVGSLMELSHPAERRIKDLLTEEKASPKRKLENTVSTDRIKDGLKRKDKIIKENTVADITVHGAIQENVSLEDASMSEAIPLDKSLTQTISREMDVEQTEEAVDPSLQGAACTEIIEEAKKTETKKPNKVKKTLSTSVSNKVLEGINEIPSQENVTNNVDKENIQEVAQDVKPQEKQPDKPESKIATKKKTVKKKVLTDKNETVKPKAASPPPPPPSTEEPKQKEEKIEEKPKVEKSEEAPTKPIERRKSRIFEAAEKFQNMITPTESKPINIEKPKKIVIPGVSVDGFKKEFERKASLTSTSPPKLKGTVSKKILIDQQKPSEPESGKEPEPSEKPDETKKDEKEEIKPEVTETPKSVIEDERKERVRNAVSIISSALDKEGARKSKSRPCCVRKPPVPFGVSGRSASGNIGLLSSPLSPPLGPKPFVRPQFDTKPEVRKVEEKPEPVEENKTSSAEITLKSATLPRRKTTKAEIQLNYPIPKPATMEFKTEMAHNITAPPKVTTQRSEVVVPVAGQPKVNFRASSLEPEQLAKSSPKERIIPISFEQQEVGRENVQSPPAKPPMPRPFQTQKSTQSQRSGSLSRQSTQDSDTETTSGEPIKKSPREYIIPIAVEGGGYVTPRAGSVEPSETASTTSTMTNKSRNKFGKARRMNSLLSDRDSEDETSYPSLYRHSSFGKDSDTEDSRKDAFHLHRLRSTRPKRTLLEHTDSLSSGEEDDDDGFEILTAEHLFSNLLSRVRDLTQKLNVEDGGRPGFPASRLLSHFDHGTNFWNFHNRLEPLSRHSSLGRSLSRERSNNDTTSSTPWRRSVSRDLASDIESVFKDTNSSASRPRDKKSKKENLNLADLDLKKFKLSDEDALALSYLTPGLSRRIQKHLLSQLAPSEVQKLHRTLSSGENNPYEKDNQKFARRSLDRLSSTLPRRYSVENNLNQHEKDSDSNVTTEAGFRSSRSGLPVKLHDDHRSVSVGYDSDYGYKRPKTARSVSLREPKNYLSNKDRSPDSSLSESVSRNDDRREDSFSTDSYSSLSRPSSFSKYSDSSALNKYLTPIKTYDPSSKTEIKKPSSSPRRISRFLRPDFFDAPKEENALVKEKKEREMETQKVLKEIRDKRKCRLNARRERSVSREKSIEKLEEERKESNKLSIPKNEVIKETDRLLNNVSNNIKNLENNVKTLHEYVNVSAQNPVVDNKEIEEKKKELHDYVNLKVQKPEDAPVVKKTRISKLVRPKSYPTENAEKEKVIKVSPEKESKISRLRKGFTRQGSKERDKTKEDKNETNKNINEEEKGHKNKLLQSIEKKLEKFRSSSSSGKDSDEMKMLKEKKSGVESTIKRLREQSLPRNLEHCTESGLIKRAVSVEDVSNLSSSNKPLQTSRKSVTKILGLFKKYEEQETKKNDKVVKKKKSKDSNKNPEGKSNHDEAVIQNNKSTESNVNCNDSSQSDEVKKKPERPRSLLFDKMKHFQSGAKSDSVVNEKETKANKASKLPVNSFRRSLNLENVTIDVPKSYKNPEQNNLKSDLSKNPQRNSGDPTPGVSATNHDENRNSAATDDSSAFLSPDDNASGDSWSVCSDYQTQDLHSPVSPNGHLCSGDENESVIDRIRRKSFYTRFNEKKRPRKPSLTRNYKDLDLYKDVPYKNSAEYGSLDRRSSYDYKTPLTRRSTFTSTLQDPAKRDYKNYTRSSSLLNDYVNVPNRYQTYNAKISRPTTSIYSDSEDTTMDELLSAAKSRKYSSPVQPSTINRGSVSPVNEQFYLNRPTSSVTSPSLSKPI; via the exons GTTTGATATAATAAAGAAACTGGGTCAAGGCACGTTCGGTAAAGTGCAATTAGGTATAAACAAAGAGACTGGCCAAGAAGTagcaataaaaacaattaaaaaatcaaaaatagaatcCGAAGCGGACCTGGTCAGGATAAGGCGTGAAATTCAAATCATGTCTTCTGTCCAACATCCAAATATTATTCACATATATGAAG TTTTCGAAAATAGGGAAAAAATGGTGCTAGTAATGGAATACGCCGCTGGGGGAGAATTGTACGATTATTTATCAGAGagaaagattttaagcgaagAGGAAGCTCGTAGAATATTCAGACAAATAGCCACAGCTTGTTATTATTGTCACAAACACAAAATATGCCATCGTGATCTAAAACTGGAAAATATTCTTTTagatgaaaacaacaatgccaag ATTGCCGATTTCGGACTTTCGAACGTTTTTGATGATCAAAGACTGTTAAGTACTTTTTGTGGTTCACCTTTATACGCTTCGCCTGAAATTGTAAAAGGAACACCCTATCAAGGACCAGAAGTTGATTGTTGGTCGTTGGGTGTATTGCTATATACTCTAGTCTACGGTGCCATGCCTTTTGATGGAAGCAATTTTAAACGATTAGtaaaacaaatttcacaaGGAGATTACTTCGAACCAGCCAAACCCAGTC CTGCGTCTCCACTAATAAGAGACATGTTAACTGTTAATCCTAAGAATCGAGCAAACATAGAAAAGATTTGTAATCATTGGTGGGTAAATGAGAACTATACGGTTAACTGTTTGGAGATCTCTGAAGAATTAGCTCATCAAACTCCAGTAAGATTAGATTTGTTATTGTCCTTGGCCCCGCCTCCACCACAGCTTGAAAGTGATAAACTTTTAGTTACAGGAGAT GTCGCTGAAGAGATAAAGACTGAAGTTGCGCCACCAGCAAGATCACAATCTGTGGGTAGCTTAATGGAACTGTCGCATCCAGCAGAAAGAAGGATCAAAGATCTTTTGACTGAAGAAAAAGCTTCACCGAAACGTAAATTAGAAAATACTGTGAGCACGGATCGAATAAAAGACGGTCTGAAAaggaaagataaaattattaaagaaaacaCAGTAGCAGATATCACTGTTCATGGAGCAATCCAAGAAAATGTTTCCCTCGAAGATGCGAGTATGTCTGAAGCGATCCCATTAGACAAAAGCTTAACTCAAACGATATCACGTGAAATGGATGTGGAACAAACGGAAGAAGCAGTCGATCCCTCTTTACAAGGGGCTGCTTGTACAGAAATAATCGAAGAAGCGAAGAAGACAGAGACGAAGAAACCTAATAAAGTAAAGAAAACTTTGTCAACTAGTGTTAGCAATAAAGTGTTGGAAGGTATTAACGAAATTCCTAGTCAAGAAAATGTAACCAATAATGTAGATAAAGAAAACATACAAGAAGTTGCTCAAGATGTTAAACCACAAGAAAAACAACCGGACAAACCGGAATCTAAAATtgctacaaaaaagaaaacggTGAAGAAGAAAGTTCTGACGGACAAAAATGAAACAGTTAAACCAAAAGCAGCTTCACCACCTCCACCACCACCTTCAACAGAAGAACccaaacaaaaagaagaaaaaatcgaAGAAAAGCCCAAAGTGGAAAAAAGTGAAGAAGCACCAACTAAACCCATAGAAAGGAGAAAGTCACGGATATTCGAAGCTGCGGAAAAATTCCAAAACATGATTACTCCCACCGAAAGTAAACCAATCAACATAGAAAAACCAAAGAAAATAGTAATCCCCGGTGTAAGCGTCGacggttttaaaaaggaatTCGAAAGGAAAGCTAGTTTAACGTCAACGTCACCACCAAAATTGAAAGGTACagtttcgaaaaaaatcttaattgaCCAACAGAAACCCTCCGAACCGGAATCGGGAAAAGAACCGGAACCCTCAGAAAAGCCGGACGAAAcgaaaaaagatgaaaaagaagaaatcaaacCGGAAGTTACCGAAACACCAAAGTCTGTGATTGAAGATGAACGGAAAGAACGTGTTAGAAACGCCGTTAGTATAATTTCAAGTGCCTTAGATAAAGAAGGAGCGCGAAAATCGAAATCACGTCCGTGTTGCGTTAGGAAACCTCCAGTACCTTTCGGCGTTAGCGGTCGATCGGCATCTGGCAACATCGGTCTGTTGTCGTCACCGTTATCACCTCCTTTAGGTCCGAAACCGTTCGTGAGGCCACAGTTCGACACTAAACCCGAAGTTAGGAAAGTAGAAGAAAAACCAGAACCTGTCGAGGAGAACAAAACTTCCTCGGCGGAGATTACATTGAAATCTGCCACTCTTCCTCGCAGAAAGACAACAAAAGCAGAAATTCAACTGAATTATCCCATACCGAAACCTGCTACAATGGAGTTTAAGACTGAAATGGCCCACAATATTACGGCGCCCCCGAAAGTCACCACCCAACGAAGTGAAGTTGTGGTGCCGGTCGCCGGACAACCCAAGGTCAATTTCAG AGCGTCATCTCTGGAACCAGAACAGTTGGCAAAAAGTTCTCCTAAAGAACGAATTATAccgatttcatttgaacaacAGGAGGTTGGAAGAGAGAACGTTCAGTCACCACCCGCCAAGCCGCCAATGCCTAGGCCTTTCCAAACTCAAAAATCAACTCAGTCACAAAG ATCTGGAAGTCTATCGAGACAATCAACTCAAGATTCTGACACGGAAACTACTTCGGGTGAACCCATTAAAAAGTCTCCGAGGGAATATATTATCCCGATTGCCGTCGAAGGTGGTGGTTATGTTACTCCACGAGCGGGCAGTGTAGAACCTAGTGAAACAGCAAGTACAACGAGTACCATGACAAACAAGAGCCGAAATAAGTTTGGCAAAGCTAGGAGAATGAA TTCTTTGCTAAGTGACCGCGATTCAGAAGACGAAACGTCGTACCCTAGTTTGTACAGACACAGTTCCTTTGGTAAAGATAGTGACACTGAAGACTCAAGAAAAGACGCTTTCCACTTACACAGACTGAGAAGTACACGTCCCAAGAGAACGCTCCTTGAACATACCGATTCTCTTAGTTCTGGAGAAGAAGACGACGATGAtggatttgaaattttaactgCTGAGCATCTGTTTTCAAATCTTTTATCTAGA GTAAGGGACTTGACACAAAAATTGAACGTTGAAGATGGTGGCAGGCCCGGGTTTCCCGCTAGTCGTTTATTGAGTCATTTTGACCACGGAACAAATTTCTGGAATTTCCATAATAGACTAGAACCCTTATCAAG GCATTCTTCACTGGGACGAAGCTTAAGCCGCGAGCGCAGCAACAACGACACCACATCATCGACACCATGGCGACGTAGTGTTAGCCGTGATTTAGCTTCAGATATCGAAAGTGTTTTCAAAGATACGAACTCGTCGGCGTCACGTCCTAGag ATAAAAAATCGAAGAAAGAAAACCTTAATTTAGCAGATTTAgatctaaaaaaatttaaattatctgACGAAGACGCCTTAGCTTTGTCATATTTAACTCCCGGCTTGTCACGGAGGATACAAAAACATTTGCTGTCGCAGCTGGCGCCTTCGGAAGTTCAAAAATTGCACCGCACTTTATCCTCGGGAGAAAATAATCCATATGAAAAAGACAATCAAAAGTTTGCTCGCAGATCTCTCGATCGATTGTCTTCAACATTACCTCGTCGATATtcagttgaaaacaatttaaatcagCACGAAAAAGACAGCGATTCGAATGTTACCACCGAAGCAGGTTTTAGGAGCAGCAGGTCGGGTCTACCGGTCAAATTACATGATGATCACAGGTCTGTCAGTGTCGGCTACGACAGTGATTACGGTTACAAAAGACCGAAAACGGCACGTTCTGTCTCTTTGAGAGaaccaaaaaattatttatcaaacAAAGATAGAAGTCCTGATTCGAGTTTGTCAGAAAGTGTATCACGTAACGACGATAGAAGAGAAGACAGCTTTTCAACTGATAGTTACTCGTCACTTTCACGTCCTTCGTCCTTTTCGAAGTACTCAGATTCATcagctttaaataaatatttaacaccAATAAAAACGTACGACCCGAGTAGTAAGACTGAAATCAAAAAGCCGTCCTCTTCACCAAGGAGAATTTCGAGATTTTTAAGGCCCGACTTTTTTGATGCACCAAAAGAAGAGAACGCTCTAgtcaaagaaaagaaagaaagagAAATGGAAACACAAAAGGTGTTGAAGGAAATAAGggataaaagaaaatgtcgGCTGAATGCAAGACGAGAGAGATCAGTTTCCAGGGAAAAAAGTATAGAGAAATTAGAAGAAGAAAGGAAAGAGTCTAATAAATTGTCGATACCTAAAAATGAAGTAATTAAAGAAACGGATCGGTTGCTCAATAATgtttcaaataatataaaaaatcttgaaaacaATGTTAAAACTTTACACGAGTATGTGAACGTTTCAGCTCAAAATCCCGTAGTAGATAATAAAGAGatagaagaaaagaaaaaagagcTTCACGATTATGTTAACCTCAAAGTACAAAAACCTGAAGATGCTCCTGTGGTTAAAAAAACACGTATTTCGAAATTAGTTCGGCCGAAAAGTTATCCAACTGAGAATGCTGAAAAAGAGAAAGTGATTAAAGTGTCACCAGAAAAGGAATCTAAAATTAGCAGATTACGAAAGGGCTTTACTCGTCAAGGCTCCAAAGAGAGAGACAAAACAAAGGAAGACAAAAACGAGACTAACAAAAATATCAACGAAGAAGAAAAAGggcataaaaataaattgttgcaGTCGATTGAAAAGAAACTAGAAAAATTCCGATCGTCTTCGTCTTCGGGAAAGGATTCGGACGaaatgaaaatgttgaaaGAGAAAAAGTCGGGAGTCGAAAGCACAATCAAGCGTTTACGTGAACAGAGTCTCCCTAGAAATTTAGAACATTGTACCGAATCGGGACTTATCAAACGAGCCGTCTCCGTTGAAGATGTATCGAATTTAAGCTCAAGCAATAAACCGTTGCAAACATCGAGAAAAAGTGTGACGAAAATTTTGggtttattcaaaaaatatgagGAGCAAGAAACGAAAAAGAACGACAAAGTTgttaaaaagaagaaaagtaAAGATAGCAACAAGAATCCTGAAGGAAAATCGAATCATGATGAAGCTGTGatccaaaataataaaagtacTGAAAGCAATGTCAATTGTAACGATTCTAGTCAATCAGATGAGGTAAAAAAGAAGCCAGAACGTCCTCGTTCGttattatttgataaaatgaaacattttcaaagtgGTGCTAAAAGTGATAGTGTAGTAAACGAAAAAGAAACTAAAGCTaacaaagcttctaaattgcCAGTGAATTCGTTTAGACGTAGTTTGAATTTAGAAAACGTCACAATCGATGTTCCTAAATCGTACAAGAATCCAGAgcagaataatttgaaatcgGACTTGTCCAAAAACCCACAACGGAACAGCGGCGATCCTACTCCCGGCGTAAGCGCGACCAATCACGACGAGAACAGAAATTCTGCGGCAACTGATGACAGTTCAGCCTTTTTATCACCAGATGATAACGCAAGCGGTGATTCGTGGTCTGTATGTTCGGATTATCAAACGCAAGACTTGCATTCGCCAGTTTCACCGAACGGACATTTGTGTTCCGGCGATGAAAACGAATCCGTTATCGATCGTATCAGAAGGAAAAGTTTTTATACGAGATTTAACGAAAAGAAGAGACCCCGAAAACCGAGCTTGACGAGAAATTATAAAGATTTGGATCTTTACAAAGACGTACCTTACAAAAATTCTGCAGAATACGGATCGCTAGATCGTAGATCTTCGTACGATTATAAAACACCTCTGACACGTCGCTCAACGTTCACATCCACTCTCCAAGACCCGGCCAAACGGGATTATAAGAACTACACACGTAGTTCGTCGCTTTTGAACGATTACGTTAACGTTCCGAATCGTTACCAAACTTATAATGCGAAAATCAGTCGACCCACCACTTCAATTTATTCGGACTCTGAAGATACCACTATGGATGAGTTGCTTTCAGCTGCAAAATCCAGAAA aTACAGTTCCCCAGTGCAACCATCCACAATAAATCGAGGATCAGTTTCTCCCGTCAATGAACAGTTTTACCTTAACCGACCCACGTCTTCCGTTACCTCCCCATCTTTATCAAAACCCATTTAA